A section of the Sebastes fasciatus isolate fSebFas1 chromosome 5, fSebFas1.pri, whole genome shotgun sequence genome encodes:
- the b3gnt7 gene encoding UDP-GlcNAc:betaGal beta-1,3-N-acetylglucosaminyltransferase 7: MMNNRDRWRVFKSVSVMFFLAVVGLTVVQRGSINVVAPFELQRRARMDASEGADPGAAPEDSYRAMNSFWKASKRQTAPKARANTQKPRITEDNVVRTWDVTSSNCSANLNLSSQDWFRGLEDNFKQFMLYRHCRYFPMLFNHPEKCAGDVDLLMVIKSVATQHDRREVIRKTWGKEQLVDGKRVKTLFLLGKPSSVAERANHQKLVEYEDYIYKDILQWDFLDSFFNLTLKETHFLKWFHTYCPGVRYVFKGDDDVFVSVGNIFEFLESSSRAKDLFVGDVIFKAKPIRKKENKYYIPVALYNKTHYPPYAGGGGFLMDGTLARRLHWVADTLELYPIDDVFLGMCLEVLQVAPIKHNAFKTFGLVKNKNSKLNREPCFFKSMIVVHKLLPSDLMHMWNLVNSDLVCSQRVEIL; encoded by the exons AT GATGAACAACCGAGATCGCTGGAGGGTGTTCAAGAGTGTGAGCGTCATGTTCTTCCTGGCCGTGGTGGGGCTGACGGTCGTCCAGCGAGGGAGCATCAACGTGGTGGCTCCCTTCGAGCTCCAGAGGCGGGCTCGCATGGACGCCTCCGAGGGAGCGGATCCTGGAGCTGCTCCGGAAGACTCGTATCGGGCGATGAACAGCTTCTGGAAGGCCAGCAAACGCCAAACGGCGCCTAAAGCTCGGGCCAACACGCAGAAGCCCCGGATCACTGAGGACAACGTCGTCAGAACCTGGGATGTAACCAGCTCCAACTGCAGCGCCAACCTCAACCTCTCGAGTCAGGACTGGTTCAGGGGTCTGGAGGACAATTTCAAGCAGTTCATGCTTTATCGACACTGCCGCTACTTCCCCATGCTTTTCAACCATCCAGAGAAGTGTGCGGGGGATGTAGATTTGCTCATGGTGATAAAATCGGTGGCCACCCAACACGACCGAAGGGAGGTCATCCGAAAAACCTGGGGCAAAGAGCAGCTGGTTGACGGCAAGAGGGTAAAGACCCTCTTCCTTCTCGGTAAACCGTCCAGCGTGGCGGAGAGAGCGAATCACCAGAAGCTGGTGGAGTACGAGGACTACATCTACAAGGACATCCTCCAGTGGGACTTCCTGGATAGCTTCTTCAACCTCACGCTCAAGGAGACTCACTTCCTCAAGTGGTTCCACACGTACTGCCCCGGCGTGCGCTACGTCTTCAAGGGGGACGACGACGTCTTTGTCAGCGTGGGGAACATCTTTGAGTTCCTAGAAAGCAGCAGCCGTGCGAAGGACCTGTTTGTGGGGGATGTGATTTTCAAGGCTAAACCCATTcgtaaaaaggaaaacaaatacTATATCCCTGTGGCGCTGTATAATAAGACGCACTACCCTCCGTATGCAGGCGGAGGAGGTTTTCTGATGGACGGGACCCTGGCGAGGAGGCTCCACTGGGTGGCGGACACCCTGGAGCTCTACCCCATCGACGATGTCTTCTTGGGCATGTGTCTGGAGGTGCTCCAGGTCGCTCCTATAAAACACAACGCCTTTAAGACGTTCGGCTTGGTGAAAAATAAGAACAGCAAGTTGAACAGAGAACCTTGCTTCTTTAAGAGCATGATCGTGGTGCACAAACTGCTCCCGTCGGACCTCATGCACATGTGGAATCTGGTCAACAGCGACCTGGTGTGCTCGCAGAGAGTGGAGATCCTATAG
- the ncl gene encoding nucleolin encodes MVKLAKAANKQATQKKKAPPPPKDVEEESSEEDSDEAEEETPPPKAGKKATPAKATPVVKNGAAAKKAESDDEDDDDSEEESEEEAPPAKKTPAKAKPAPAKATPAKAAESDDEEDDDESEEEAPPKKGAKPAAKAPVKAKPAEESSEEDESEEEAPAPKKATPAKQAAKAAKEESDDDEEDDSEEEMDTTPAPAKAKKAGMVKAKEESEEEEDDDEEEDDEDDEDSPVTPAKRKADGKKDTPAAKKAKAEGDGFCLFIGNLNSNKDFEEIKESLRKFFTKNGLDVAEVRLGGSKKFGYVDFATEEDMQKALELNGKKVMGQELKLDRARSKENSQEGKKERDARTLFVKNLPFSATVEDLKEVFEDAVDVRLPPGQNGSNRGIAYIEFKSEAEAEKMLEEAQGADVQGRSIMVDYVGDKSQKGAGVAAAGAACKTLVVNNLAFSATEEVLQSTFEKAVSIRIPQRDGRPKGFAFVEFESTEEAKDALENLNNTDIEGRSIRLEYSQNTGRDGGRGNSGPTKTLFVKGLSEDTTDQTLKDAFEGAAAARIVTDRETGSSKGFGFVDFNNEDDCKAAKEAMEEGEIDGSKVTLDYAKPKGEGGFRGGRGGGGFGGGGFRGGRGGGGFGGGGGGRGFGGGFGGRGGGGRGGRGGPRGGGGGRGRGGFGGGRGGGGGFGAKPQGKKIKFDD; translated from the exons ATGGTGAAACTAGCAAAG GCAGCAAACAAGCAAGCAACTCAGAAGAAGAAAGCCCCTCCACCCCCCAAAGATGTGGAGGAGGAATCTAGTGAAGAGGACAGTGATGAGGCAGAAGAAGAG ACTCCTCCACCTAAGGCGGGGAAGAAAGCCACACCAGCGAAAGCTACCCCAGTCGTAAAGAACGGAGCTGCTGCCAAAAAGGCAGAAAGTGACGATGAAGACGATGATGATTCTG AGGAGGAGTCTGAAGAGGAGGCCCCCCCAGCAAAAAAGACCCCTGCAAAGGCTAAACCTGCACCAGCCAAGGCAACTCCTGCAAAGGCTGCAGAgtcagatgatgaagaggatgatG ATGAGTCCGAAGAAGAGGCCCCACCCAAGAAAGGAGCTAAACCTGCTGCCAAGGCCCCAGTGAAGGCAAAACCTGCAGAGGAGTCCTCTGAGGAAGATGAGTCTGAAGAAGAGGCCCCAGCCCCCAAAAAGGCTACTCCTGCTAAACAGGCTGCAAAGGCTGCCAAAGAGGAGTCTGACGATGATGAAGAAGATG ACTCCGAAGAGGAGATGGACACCACTCCAGCCCCAGCAAAGGCAAAGAAAGCAGGCATGGTCAAGGCCAAGGAagagtctgaggaggaggaggatgatgacgaggaggaggatgatgaagacGATGAGG ATTCCCCAGTGACTCCTGCAAAGAGGAAGGCCGACGGCAAGAAGGACACACCTGCTGCCAAGAAAGCAAAGGCAGAAGGAGATG gGTTCTGTCTTTTTATTGGAAACTTGAACTCCAACAAAGACTTTGAAGAAATCAAAGAATCCCTGAGGAAATTCTTCACCAAGAACGGTCTGGATGTTGCTGAGGTCCGGTTGGGTGGATCCAA GAAATTTGGTTATGTGGATTTTGCAACTGAAGAGGACATGCAGAAGGCACTGGAGCTCAACGGCAAAAAGGTCATGGGTCAGGAGTTGAAGTTGGACAGGGCCCGAAGCAAAGAGAACTCACAGGAGGGCAAGAaag AGAGGGATGCACGGACACTGTTTGTGAAAAACCTTCCTTTCTCTGCGACTGTTGAGGACCTGAAGGAAGTCTTTGAGGATGCAGTTGACGTCAGGTTACCCCCAGGCCAGAATGGTTCAAACAGAGG CATTGCCTACATCGAATTCAAGAGTGAGGCTGAAGCAGAGAAGATGCTGGAGGAGGCTCAGGGAGCCGACGTACAGGGGAGGTCCATCATGGTCGACTATGTTGGAGATAAGAGCCAGAAAGGGGCCGGTGTGGCAG CGGCAGGAGCAGCCTGTAAAACACTGGTGGTGAATAATCTCGCCTTCTCCGCCACAGAGGAAGTCTTACAATCTACATTTGAGAAGGCTGTCTCTATTAGGATTCCACAGAGAGATGGCAGACCTAAAGG TTTTGCTTTTGTAGAGTTCGAGAGCACAGAGGAGGCTAAGGACGCTCTAGAAAACCTCAACAACACAGATATCGAAGGCCGGTCGATCCGACTGGAGTACAGCCAGAACACTGGCAGAGACGGGGGCAGAGGAAACTCGG GTCCAACAAAAACCCTCTTCGTCAAGGGTCTCTCTGAGGACACAACAGACCAGACACTCAAGGATGCGTTCGAGGGCGCCGCAGCAGCCAGGATAgtcacagacagagagacagggtCATCAAAAGG CTTTGGCTTTGTGGACTTTAACAACGAGGACGACTGCAAAGCAGCCAAGGAGGCCATGGAGGAAGGCGAGATCGATGGCAGCAAGGTGACCTTGGACTACGCCAAGCCCAAGGGCGAAGGCGGCTTCCGTGGAGGTCGAGGCGGCGGTGGGTTCGGCGGCGGCGGCTTCCGTGGTGGTCGAGGCGGCGGTGGAttcggtggcggcggcggcggccgTGGATTTGGTGGCGGCTTCGGCGGTCGCGGTGGTGGTggcagaggaggaaggggaggccCCCGTGGAGGTGGCGGTGGACGCGGACGTGGTGgctttggag GTGGAAGAGGTGGTGGCGGTGGATTTGGCGCCAAACCCCAGGGGAAGAAGATCAAGTTTGACGACTAA